A window of the Agrococcus jejuensis genome harbors these coding sequences:
- the rpsS gene encoding 30S ribosomal protein S19 translates to MPRSLKKGPFVDDHLFQKVVRQNEAGSKNVIRTWSRRSMIVPAMLGHTIAVHDGRKHIPVFVTESMVGHKLGEFAPTRTFRGHVKDDKKGRRR, encoded by the coding sequence ATGCCTCGCAGCCTCAAGAAGGGCCCGTTCGTCGACGACCACCTGTTCCAGAAGGTGGTCCGTCAGAACGAGGCCGGCAGCAAGAACGTCATCCGTACCTGGTCGCGCCGCTCGATGATCGTGCCCGCGATGCTCGGTCACACGATCGCCGTCCACGACGGTCGCAAGCACATCCCCGTGTTCGTCACGGAGTCGATGGTCGGTCACAAGCTCGGCGAGTTCGCGCCGACGCGTACCTTCCGCGGCCACGTGAAGGACGACAAGAAGGGCCGTCGCCGCTGA
- the rplB gene encoding 50S ribosomal protein L2: MAIRKYKPTTPGRRGSSVADFAEITRSTPEKSLLRPLPKTGGRNNTGRITTRHIGGGHKRQYRVIDFRRHDKDGVDARVAHIEYDPNRTARIALLHFVDGTKRYIIAPNKLSQGDIVESGAGADIKPGNNLPLRNIPTGTVVHAIELRPGGGAKLARSAGASVRLVAKDGPYAQLRLPSGEIRNVDARCRATIGEVGNAEQSNINWGKAGRSRWKGVRPTVRGVAMNPVDHPHGGGEGKTSGGRHPVSPWGKPEGRTRRPNKESDKLIVRRRSTNKKRK, translated from the coding sequence ATGGCTATTCGCAAGTACAAGCCGACGACCCCGGGTCGTCGTGGCTCGTCGGTCGCCGACTTCGCGGAGATCACGCGCTCGACCCCCGAGAAGTCGCTGCTCCGCCCGCTGCCCAAGACCGGCGGTCGCAACAACACGGGTCGCATCACGACCCGCCACATCGGTGGTGGCCACAAGCGCCAGTACCGCGTGATCGACTTCCGCCGTCACGACAAGGACGGCGTCGACGCCCGGGTCGCGCACATCGAGTACGACCCGAACCGCACGGCGCGCATCGCGCTGCTGCACTTCGTGGACGGCACGAAGCGCTACATCATCGCTCCCAACAAGCTGTCGCAGGGCGACATCGTGGAGTCCGGTGCTGGCGCCGACATCAAGCCCGGTAACAACCTGCCGCTGCGCAACATCCCCACGGGTACCGTCGTGCACGCCATCGAGCTCCGTCCCGGCGGCGGCGCGAAGCTGGCTCGCTCGGCAGGCGCCTCGGTGCGTCTCGTCGCGAAGGACGGCCCCTACGCGCAGCTGCGTCTCCCCTCGGGCGAGATCCGCAACGTCGACGCGCGCTGCCGCGCGACGATCGGCGAGGTCGGCAACGCCGAGCAGTCGAACATCAACTGGGGCAAGGCCGGCCGCAGCCGCTGGAAGGGCGTCCGCCCGACCGTCCGCGGCGTCGCGATGAACCCGGTCGACCACCCGCACGGTGGTGGCGAGGGCAAGACGAGCGGTGGCCGTCACCCGGTGAGCCCCTGGGGCAAGCCGGAGGGCCGCACGCGTCGCCCCAACAAGGAGAGCGACAAGCTCATCGTCCGTCGCCGGTCCACGAACAAGAAGCGGAAGTAA
- the rplW gene encoding 50S ribosomal protein L23 — translation MSIHKDPRDIILRPIVSEKSYSLIDRGSYTFEVDPRASKTEIRLAIEKIFSVKVDRVNTLNRQGKTRRTKFGLGKRKDTKRAIVTLRSGSIDIFTAVG, via the coding sequence ATGAGCATCCACAAGGACCCGCGCGACATCATCCTGCGCCCCATCGTCTCGGAGAAGAGCTACTCGCTCATCGACCGCGGCAGCTACACGTTCGAGGTCGACCCGCGCGCCTCGAAGACCGAGATCCGTCTCGCGATCGAGAAGATCTTCTCGGTCAAGGTCGACCGCGTGAACACGCTCAACCGTCAGGGCAAGACGCGCCGCACCAAGTTCGGTCTTGGCAAGCGCAAGGACACGAAGCGTGCCATCGTCACGCTCCGCTCCGGCTCGATCGACATCTTCACGGCTGTCGGCTGA
- the rplD gene encoding 50S ribosomal protein L4, whose product MANKVDVLDAKGAKAGSLELPESLFDVQTNVPLIHQVVVAQLAAARQGTHKTKNRGEVSGAGRKPFKQKGTGRSRQGSIRQPEHRGGGVVHGPTPRDYSQRTPKKMIAAALRGALSDRARGGRLHVVESFLADGAPSTKTAVALLASVATSKNVLVVLHRDEESSWLSVRNLHNVHVLTFDQLNAYDVLVSDDIVFSKAAYQGFVEARTGETVEVEAAKKAPKAKAAKADADETVEAEPAKKAPKAKAAKADDAAEADKEQDA is encoded by the coding sequence ATGGCGAACAAGGTCGACGTCCTCGACGCCAAGGGTGCGAAGGCCGGCTCGCTCGAGCTGCCCGAGTCGCTCTTCGACGTCCAGACGAACGTGCCCCTGATCCACCAGGTCGTGGTCGCGCAGCTCGCTGCCGCACGTCAGGGCACGCACAAGACGAAGAACCGCGGCGAGGTCTCCGGCGCCGGTCGCAAGCCGTTCAAGCAGAAGGGCACCGGCCGTTCGCGCCAGGGCTCGATCCGCCAGCCCGAGCACCGTGGTGGTGGCGTCGTGCACGGCCCGACGCCCCGCGACTACTCGCAGCGCACCCCCAAGAAGATGATCGCCGCCGCGCTCCGCGGTGCGCTCTCCGACCGCGCCCGCGGTGGCCGTCTCCACGTCGTGGAGTCGTTCCTCGCCGATGGCGCCCCCTCGACGAAGACGGCCGTCGCGCTGCTCGCGTCGGTGGCGACGTCGAAGAACGTGCTCGTGGTGCTGCACCGCGACGAGGAGTCGTCGTGGCTGTCGGTGCGCAACCTGCACAACGTGCACGTGCTCACGTTCGACCAGCTCAACGCGTACGACGTGCTCGTGAGCGACGACATCGTGTTCTCGAAGGCCGCCTACCAGGGCTTCGTCGAGGCACGCACCGGCGAGACCGTCGAGGTCGAGGCCGCGAAGAAGGCCCCGAAGGCCAAGGCTGCGAAGGCCGACGCCGACGAGACCGTCGAGGCCGAGCCGGCGAAGAAGGCGCCGAAGGCGAAGGCGGCCAAGGCCGACGACGCTGCCGAGGCAGACAAGGAGCAGGACGCATGA
- the rplC gene encoding 50S ribosomal protein L3, whose product MSTLATTQGLLGRKLGMTQVWDEQNKLIPVTVVEITPNVVTQIRTPEIDGYDAIQIAFGSIDPRKVNQPKAGHFKAAGTTPRRHLTEVRTANASEYALGQEIAVDVFAAGQKVDVVGTSKGKGFAGVMKRHNFAGVSASHGAHRNHRKPGSIGASSTPSRVFRGMRMAGRMGGDRVTVQNLTIHAVDAEKGLLLVKGAVPGARGRIVFVRNAVKGA is encoded by the coding sequence ATGTCCACCCTCGCAACGACTCAGGGTCTGCTGGGCCGGAAGCTCGGCATGACGCAGGTGTGGGACGAGCAGAACAAGCTCATCCCCGTCACCGTCGTCGAGATCACGCCCAACGTGGTCACGCAGATCCGCACGCCCGAGATCGACGGCTACGACGCGATCCAGATCGCGTTCGGCTCCATCGACCCCCGCAAGGTGAACCAGCCCAAGGCCGGTCACTTCAAGGCTGCCGGCACGACGCCGCGTCGCCACCTCACCGAGGTCCGCACCGCCAACGCCTCCGAGTACGCGCTCGGCCAGGAGATCGCGGTCGACGTCTTCGCCGCCGGCCAGAAGGTCGACGTCGTCGGCACGTCCAAGGGCAAGGGCTTCGCCGGTGTCATGAAGCGCCACAACTTCGCGGGCGTCTCCGCGTCGCACGGTGCGCACCGCAACCACCGCAAGCCCGGCTCCATCGGTGCCTCGTCGACGCCCTCGCGCGTCTTCCGCGGCATGCGCATGGCCGGCCGCATGGGCGGCGACCGCGTCACCGTCCAGAACCTCACGATCCACGCCGTCGACGCCGAGAAGGGTCTGCTGCTCGTCAAGGGCGCCGTCCCCGGTGCTCGTGGCCGCATCGTGTTCGTCCGCAACGCCGTGAAGGGAGCCTGA
- the rpsJ gene encoding 30S ribosomal protein S10: MAGQKIRIRLKSYDHEVIDSSARKIVDTVTRAGATVVGPVPLPTEKNVVAVIRSPHKYKDSREHFEKRTHKRLIDIVDPTPKAVDSLMRLDLPADVNIEIKL, encoded by the coding sequence ATGGCGGGACAGAAGATCCGCATCCGACTGAAGTCGTACGACCACGAGGTCATCGACTCGTCGGCGCGGAAGATCGTCGACACCGTGACCCGTGCGGGCGCGACGGTGGTGGGCCCCGTGCCGCTGCCGACCGAGAAGAACGTGGTCGCGGTCATCCGTTCGCCCCACAAGTACAAGGACAGCCGCGAGCACTTCGAGAAGCGCACGCACAAGCGCCTCATCGACATCGTCGACCCGACGCCGAAGGCCGTCGACTCGCTCATGCGCCTCGACCTGCCTGCCGACGTCAACATCGAGATCAAGCTCTAA
- a CDS encoding arginase family protein, which yields MGDDARETARASRDAMHVDPLWSRAGGWPDLGVEAVDAVLVGIGTHATSISPTGAHATPLAIREALARFSAHAAGAGIDALRIADAGDAVDPDGDEAAAADLVATAVARSRLAIVLGGDNAATVPAALGAWSGAGSRPSDAGLITLDAHHDLRDGRSNGSPVRRLVEAGLEGSRIVQVGIQDFANSHAYAQRAADLGIAVETRAAVEEEPVGAVVQRALTIAGGASGPIHVDVDVDVVDRAAAPGCPASVPGGISAWRLRSLVRFLARDPRVRSIDLTEVDATADAADGRTVRLAALCVLEALAGLAEREG from the coding sequence ATGGGCGACGACGCACGCGAGACCGCACGAGCCAGCCGCGACGCCATGCACGTCGACCCGCTGTGGTCGCGCGCCGGCGGCTGGCCCGACCTCGGCGTCGAGGCCGTCGACGCCGTGCTCGTGGGCATCGGCACGCACGCGACGAGCATCTCCCCCACGGGCGCGCACGCGACGCCCCTCGCGATCCGCGAGGCCCTCGCGAGGTTCTCCGCCCACGCCGCGGGCGCGGGCATCGACGCGCTGCGCATCGCCGACGCCGGCGACGCGGTCGACCCCGACGGCGACGAGGCCGCCGCCGCCGACCTCGTCGCGACCGCCGTCGCCCGCTCGCGCCTCGCGATCGTGCTCGGCGGCGACAACGCCGCCACCGTGCCCGCAGCCCTCGGCGCGTGGAGCGGCGCGGGCTCGCGCCCCTCCGACGCCGGCCTCATCACCCTGGACGCGCACCATGACCTGCGCGACGGCCGCTCGAACGGCTCCCCCGTGCGGCGTCTCGTCGAGGCGGGGCTCGAGGGCTCGCGCATCGTGCAGGTGGGCATCCAGGACTTCGCGAACTCGCACGCCTACGCGCAGCGCGCCGCCGACCTCGGCATCGCCGTCGAGACGCGTGCTGCCGTCGAGGAGGAGCCCGTCGGCGCGGTCGTGCAGCGCGCCCTGACGATCGCGGGCGGCGCGAGCGGGCCCATCCACGTCGACGTCGACGTCGACGTCGTCGATCGCGCGGCCGCGCCCGGCTGCCCCGCATCGGTGCCCGGCGGCATCTCGGCATGGCGTCTGCGCTCGCTCGTGCGGTTCCTGGCGCGCGACCCGCGCGTGCGATCGATCGACCTCACGGAGGTGGATGCGACGGCCGACGCCGCCGACGGCCGCACCGTGCGCCTCGCGGCGCTGTGCGTGCTCGAGGCCCTCGCCGGGCTCGCGGAGCGGGAAGGGTAG
- the hutI gene encoding imidazolonepropionase, whose product MSSTLVTGIAELTTNDAPGRVVDAAVVLDGDVVAWVGAAADAPAADARVDVEGRAALPGWVDSHTHLVFAGDRGAEFEARMAGEAYAAGGIATTVAATRAASDAELQGRYDRLVGEMLRGGTTAFETKTGYGLTVADEARSARIARSRADAVTFLGAHLVPDGRDADGYLDEVVGPMLDAVRPHVDAIDVFCERGAFDEVQSRRVLLAGRDAGLALRVHGNQLGPGPGVALAVELGAASVDHVGFVSDDEIGMLAGSWTGGARGTVATLLPACDLSTRMPFAPARALVDAGAVIAIASNANPGTSYTTSMAFCVATAVLQQRLTVAEAVRAATLGGAIALGRDEPAPGLPDLGRIRVGARADLHVLDAPSAAHLAYRPGVPLTHAVWRAGERVV is encoded by the coding sequence ATGTCGTCGACCCTCGTGACGGGCATCGCCGAGCTGACGACGAACGACGCTCCCGGTCGCGTCGTCGACGCGGCGGTCGTGCTCGACGGCGACGTCGTCGCGTGGGTCGGGGCCGCGGCGGATGCGCCGGCGGCGGATGCACGCGTCGACGTCGAGGGTCGGGCGGCGCTGCCCGGCTGGGTCGACAGCCACACGCACCTCGTGTTCGCAGGCGACCGCGGCGCGGAGTTCGAGGCGCGCATGGCGGGGGAGGCGTACGCCGCCGGCGGCATCGCGACGACGGTCGCGGCGACGCGGGCGGCGTCGGATGCCGAGCTGCAGGGCCGCTACGACAGGCTCGTCGGCGAGATGCTGCGCGGCGGCACGACGGCGTTCGAGACGAAGACGGGCTACGGGCTCACGGTCGCCGACGAGGCGCGCTCGGCGCGCATCGCGCGGTCGCGCGCGGATGCCGTGACGTTCCTCGGCGCGCACCTCGTGCCCGACGGTCGCGATGCCGACGGCTATCTCGACGAGGTCGTCGGGCCCATGCTCGACGCCGTGCGCCCGCACGTCGACGCGATCGACGTGTTCTGCGAGCGCGGCGCGTTCGACGAGGTGCAGTCGCGCCGCGTGCTGCTCGCGGGGCGGGATGCGGGGCTCGCGCTGCGCGTGCACGGCAACCAGCTCGGGCCCGGGCCGGGGGTGGCGCTCGCGGTCGAGCTCGGCGCGGCCAGCGTCGACCACGTGGGCTTCGTGTCCGACGACGAGATCGGGATGCTCGCGGGCTCGTGGACGGGTGGGGCGCGCGGCACGGTCGCGACGCTGCTGCCCGCGTGCGACCTGTCGACGCGCATGCCGTTCGCGCCCGCTCGGGCGCTCGTCGACGCGGGCGCGGTCATCGCGATCGCGTCGAACGCGAACCCCGGCACGTCGTACACGACGTCGATGGCGTTCTGCGTCGCGACGGCGGTGCTGCAGCAGCGGCTGACGGTCGCGGAGGCGGTGCGGGCCGCCACGCTCGGCGGCGCCATCGCGCTCGGTCGCGACGAGCCGGCGCCGGGCCTGCCGGACCTCGGCCGCATCCGCGTCGGCGCCCGCGCCGACCTGCACGTGCTCGATGCCCCTTCGGCAGCGCACCTCGCCTACCGCCCGGGCGTCCCGCTGACGCACGCCGTCTGGAGGGCGGGCGAGCGGGTGGTCTGA
- the hutU gene encoding urocanate hydratase — MTGPTTSGPRPVRAHRGTQLHTKGWQQEAVLRMLQNNLDPEVAEHPDALVVYGGTGKAARSWEAFDAIVRTLETLADDETLLVQSGKPVGVLRTHERAPRVLIANSNLVGDWATWPELRRLEAAGLMMYGQMTAGSWIYIGTQGILQGTYETFGAVARALGRESLAGTITLTAGLGGMGGAQPLAVTMQGGVAICIEVDASRIARRIEHRYLDEQADSVEDALARAVAARDEGRALSIGVLGNAADLVPQLLAMGAPIDVVTDQTSAHDPLAYLPSEVAFEDWDAARTRDPEGFVAAARASMARHVEAMVGFQDGGAEVFDYGNSLRAEAREGGYARAFDFPGFVPAYIRPLFAVGKGPFRWVALSGDPEDIAKTDAAILELFGDDPHLRRWIELAGERVAYQGLPARICWLGAEQRHLAGLRFNEMVASGEVSAPIVIGRDHLDAGSVASPYRETEAMKDGSDAIADWPLLNALTATASGASWVSIHHGGGVGMGRSIHAGQVTVADGTPLAAERLEAVLRNDPAMGVLRHADAGYEEADAFADAHGIRIPMRER, encoded by the coding sequence ATGACCGGTCCCACCACGAGCGGCCCGCGCCCCGTGCGCGCGCACCGCGGCACGCAGCTGCACACGAAGGGGTGGCAGCAGGAGGCCGTGCTGCGCATGCTGCAGAACAACCTCGACCCCGAGGTCGCCGAGCACCCCGACGCGCTCGTGGTCTACGGCGGCACCGGCAAGGCCGCCAGGTCGTGGGAGGCGTTCGACGCGATCGTGCGCACGCTCGAGACCCTCGCCGACGACGAGACGCTGCTCGTGCAGTCCGGCAAGCCCGTGGGCGTGCTGCGCACGCACGAGCGGGCACCGCGCGTGCTCATCGCCAACTCGAACCTCGTCGGCGACTGGGCGACGTGGCCCGAGCTGCGCCGCCTCGAGGCCGCGGGCCTCATGATGTACGGCCAGATGACGGCCGGCTCGTGGATCTACATCGGCACGCAGGGCATCCTGCAGGGCACGTACGAGACGTTCGGCGCCGTCGCGCGCGCGCTCGGCCGCGAGTCGCTCGCCGGCACCATCACGCTCACGGCCGGCCTCGGCGGCATGGGCGGCGCGCAGCCGCTCGCCGTGACGATGCAGGGCGGCGTCGCGATCTGCATCGAGGTGGATGCGTCGCGCATCGCCCGCCGCATCGAGCACCGCTACCTCGACGAGCAGGCCGACTCGGTCGAGGATGCGCTCGCCCGCGCCGTCGCCGCGCGCGACGAGGGTCGGGCGCTGTCGATCGGCGTGCTCGGCAACGCCGCCGACCTCGTGCCGCAGCTGCTCGCGATGGGTGCGCCGATCGACGTCGTCACCGACCAGACGAGCGCCCACGACCCGCTGGCGTACCTGCCGAGCGAGGTGGCGTTCGAGGACTGGGATGCTGCGCGGACGCGCGACCCGGAGGGCTTCGTCGCGGCGGCGCGCGCCTCGATGGCGCGGCACGTCGAGGCGATGGTCGGCTTCCAGGACGGGGGCGCCGAGGTCTTCGACTACGGCAACTCCCTGCGGGCCGAGGCGCGTGAGGGCGGGTACGCGCGGGCGTTCGACTTCCCCGGGTTCGTGCCTGCCTACATCCGTCCGCTCTTCGCCGTGGGCAAGGGTCCGTTCCGCTGGGTGGCGCTGTCGGGCGACCCTGAGGACATCGCGAAGACCGACGCGGCGATCCTCGAGCTCTTCGGCGACGACCCGCACCTGCGCCGCTGGATCGAGCTCGCGGGCGAGCGCGTCGCGTACCAGGGGCTGCCCGCCCGCATCTGCTGGCTCGGCGCCGAGCAGCGGCACCTCGCGGGTCTGCGCTTCAACGAGATGGTCGCGTCGGGCGAGGTGTCCGCGCCCATCGTCATCGGCCGCGACCACCTCGACGCGGGATCGGTCGCGAGCCCGTACCGCGAGACGGAGGCGATGAAGGACGGCTCCGACGCCATCGCCGACTGGCCGCTGCTGAACGCGCTCACCGCGACGGCGTCGGGTGCGAGCTGGGTGTCGATCCATCACGGCGGCGGCGTCGGCATGGGCCGTTCGATCCACGCGGGCCAGGTGACGGTCGCCGACGGCACGCCGCTCGCGGCCGAGCGCCTCGAGGCCGTGCTGCGCAACGACCCCGCCATGGGCGTGCTGCGGCACGCGGACGCGGGCTACGAGGAGGCCGACGCGTTCGCCGACGCGCACGGCATCCGCATCCCCATGCGGGAGCGCTGA